The Mercurialis annua linkage group LG2, ddMerAnnu1.2, whole genome shotgun sequence genome contains a region encoding:
- the LOC126668254 gene encoding S-protein homolog 5-like, with translation MCNFNQSILVLCLLVSVILSEARQHVHIRNDIGANIDLTVHCKSKNDDLGDHLLHPQGTYEFSFKPNIWGTTLFFCSFSWAGQFKYFTIYEAGMYSSLCGDCFWVVHFDGPCLLKNDYGEIDTCYKWDGE, from the coding sequence ATGTGTAATTTTAATCAATCAATCTTGGTTCTATGTCTACTCGTGTCGGTGATTTTATCCGAAGCCAGACAACATGTTCATATCAGAAACGACATCGGTGCAAATATAGACCTAACAGTGCATTGCAAGTCCAAAAACGACGACCTAGGCGACCACTTACTTCATCCTCAAGGCACTTATGAATTTTCATTTAAACCTAATATATGGGGAACCACCTTGTTTTTTTGTAGTTTTTCATGGGCAGGACAGTTCAAATATTTCACAATTTATGAAGCGGGCATGTATAGTAGTTTATGCGGAGATTGCTTCTGGGTAGTACATTTCGACGGACCGTGCTTGCTCAAGAATGATTACGGTGAGATCGATACGTGTTATAAGTGGGACGGTGAATAA